TCACAGCTGCTTACAATATatcagatgaatgaatgagtatacCATAATGGGCGAGACACTTTACTAAACTTTGTGGATTTTATAGTGAAGAAAAATAGCACTTGGCTGAACAATTAGGATGGTGCTACTCCTAGAAAGCTTAGTAGTTTGATTTTGAGCCCAATCTCAGTTAACATGCAAAGTACTTTTagttctccagaaaaaaaaaaaaatcctcaggaatatacAATTCCAAGGTAGCACCATCACAATGGAATCAAAAGgtgaaaaaagaaatgtgtttagAGAAAGAAGCATGCAAGTTTGGGGAGATAAATTATGTTCAAgaacaaaagctgaaaaataataacacataagaatttttaaaacccCATTGTGAAAATTATTTTGGATGCAACTATTACTATAACCACTTACTTCTTATTATCTTAACACAAACAGTTGTAGAAGCCAGgttgaaaaattttcaaaataagatggaaaacagtacagaaacACTTAAAATCAAGTCCTAGTTAAAAAGTCTACAATATTAATGTTGTAAGATGGTATTCTGGTTGTTTAGCAAGTCTGCTATTGTTGCCAACATTCTCTTCAACTGAAAACACAAGCTAAGAAAATAAAACGCCactgcaactatgatatacaactatctactggggctttgggggaaaaaaggaggaggactggcaatagatgttagctcagagccggtcttcctcagcaaaaagaggaggattagcatggatgttagctcagggctgatctttctcacaaaaaaaaaacaaaacaaaaaacctccaaCTGGAGTTGGAAGAACTGGAAGAAACATTCAAGTCTATCTCCTAGTACTTCCACATACCATATAAAATCTATTCTTTTTGAAAGATGTACAGACTATTGTTGGGTCAGCTTGCATATTCTGAAGAACGGGATTTTCGGAAGCTTTCATTTCTATAGTAGTTGCAGCACGATGTTTTTTGGCTATTCCTTGGAACAAAGCCAATTGCATCACTCTAATATTTTCTTGCTTGCCTAAGATCCGCACACACCtggaaaatacaataataatttaTACAGTAAAATTATCAGAATCAACTCCAATTATAACAACTTTACAGATTAAAGCTAAGAATCAACTATCCTTTATCTTTGTACAAAATAACTAGTGAAAAGTTTTTAAAGTGTTTCTCTATGCCTcccaaaaagttattttaaattgaCAGGCAGCTCTaatttttaggttaaaaaaatacaatcatTCAGTCATACAGTTTTAACCTACCCCAATTATTTAATCCTTCTGCAAGCCTTCAAAGATTTTATATTACCAAGAACTACAATATAAGTTTGTTTATATGTGAGAATATATAGCACAAGATTTTTTCTCCTTAATATACATTTTAAGTTCTTTTCATTTACATTCAGTGATAGTATCTGATTATAGCTATTTTGTACTAAGACCAAATGGACTGTTTGCACAAAAGGCTTATTGTGGTTTCATGCATTTTAACTTCTGATTTTATGTCTAGCAGGATGTAATGCTCAATTCTGTGGTTAAAATATTTGGCAACATTTAACGTGAACCAGGCTAATTTAAATCAATAAGCAAAAGGCAGACTGaaacttgttaaaaaaaagaaaacaacaacttgAAACTATGCACgtcttctttccatttctttttacaaACATGAGTGGAAACTTTTTACATAAGATTATAAACAACCAAAAGACCACAGAAAAATCCAGTCAAAACATTTGGTTAAGTTTAGACATTTGGGACCATTCCACTTGTCTTGGAACAAACAAAACTCACATTGTTTCCCTGAAGGAGGAAATGGTCGtcccaaaatacattttttaaaaacatacatcaTATTAAAGCTTACCGGTTTGTTTCTACATTTATAACTTTAATGCCCAGCATTGTTCCATATAGCACGAAGTGTCCAGTTTCATCAAAAACTATATTAATTAATCTTACTGCATCCACCTTCTCCAACTCACGTTCTACAGCCATTCGTCGGCCAAATTCCATGTCTGGTAGCTGTTGCCTCATCTGCTGCAGTTCAGTAAACATCTAGGAAACAAACTATTTATTAACAAAAAAGCTacataataaagaaaatgagaatttaaaCAGAAGTAGAGTATACATTAAGAGCCACTGACAGTTTGTATACTTATGTACCTTCTTAAAGAGGATCCTAAACACTATAAgcaggaaataaaagacattaagTTCAATCACAAAAAACAGTCTTTATACTAACTGGTtcctctaattaaaaaaaataaaacaaaaccagttAGTTAATATAAATATTGCTTTCTCTACAGAAACAACAATGTATGCTGCCTTTTATAAGCCACAGACTAGAACCCTCCAGTAGAAACATAATGCaaaccacatatgtaatttaaaattttctagtagctacattaaacaaagaaaaagaaacaggttaaattaattttaataatgttttattcaacctaatatatccaaaatattatcatttaaatattaagcaatataaaaaaattgagataaattacattttttttcttatattaagtctctgaaatcctgtattttatacttttagcccatctcaatttggactagccacatatCAActgctcaataaccacatgtggctagtgactactaTATCGGGCAATGCAGCTATAGACTTTAAGGTCCTTGTACAAGGATCACGGGCCTGACATATAACAAGCACTCaatttttgctgaatgaatgaactcatTATTTCACTAATTTATAAGAATTTCATGATATTTCAGAAAAAGTTTCAAGTTATTTTAACATGGAGCACAACTACAGTTAGATTATCATTAGGCAAATATGATTTAGGATAGATGAGTATTTTTGAGTACCCTTTAGTTTAGaaatttggtttttctttagaCACAATTTTCAAGACAGAATCCTCCCGAAAGATATGATCTTTACATTGTTTTCCAGACATTTAGGGCATCAAAGAGCAGAATTCAAAAGTAGCTTTCCATTGCAGATGAAAATAAGCCAGACTTATGTCCCatctacttctttcttttttcatgcttGTGTTAACCGGAAAACTCATTTTTCTAGATATGGAAAGGACGACAATATCTGTAACTCCAAAACTCAAAAGGTTTGTGTGTCAGGGAACAACATGAGGCTAAGGTCTTCTAGAACAGCTAAAAAGCctggtcattaggttttcttgtcTCCAGTCTCTGAGACTGATATATTATTGCTTATTCATGTGCCAGAAATAGCCTAGATCATTTTTGCAGTGAAGGACCCTTGATTATCTTTGCTAGAGAGAGGATTCAGCTTTAAGACTTAAAagtttgtagatggccatctgaCCATATATAAGTATTTCATAAACATTAATCCTACTTGATAAGCACACTGGAATCTTTTTACAGTATTCTAGTCTTAACAGCAGGGCCTCTGTGATACATAACTGTATGGCCATATGCAGTGATCCTGGTTAATAAATACTAAAAGATATAACTTCACACCATCCAATTAAATTTCTTGTCTGTTAAACTAGGACTCTAACTGGTTAGAAGCTCTTCCTCTTAGTATGGAACTGTGAGAGTCCAGTCATGTACCAGTTACCAGCATTGTAACTAATGTAATTGgcatttggcttttatttttgcaaaatctCTCATTCTGGATCTCAACTTCTGTCATAAGCTTTACTACTGACCTCTTATCACTTCAGCCCtttcaattcaacaaatgttgaagacaaaatgaagaaatagagtgGATTGAATAGCTCAGAGTATGTGTGTTAAGAGATTTACATCCATATACCAGGTtttgaatatttcttttcctAAGGAATCTTGGAAGAGCTGCAAGTTGGTAAagagtttttaattatatttaagttGAAACTAATATCTAGTTACTAGCCaccattaaagaagaaaatatctcaaagaaaggtttctctttttcttaaaagcATAGAGGAAAGCTATCTTCTTCCAACAAAAAAATGAGTCATGAGGATGATTTGACTAGCAGATCTTCATACTTGTCTGGATTCATATTACTTTAGGCAGATAATTCACCAAACTTATTACCACTTGCCACCAAACAAGAATGTCACTAATAAGAGTGATAGAATTTTTAAAGAGCTTAACGCAGAGAATGTAATGAAAATTGGTCACTACCAAGCCTGTAGAATTGACACTGTCATACAATATATATTATTGCTACAAAGGTTCAACCACAGACTCTCAGAGGATTCAGCATACCATTAGCAGTTAGAGAACGACCTGATGGAAACAGGTGATGAGACCCAATTTTCCACAAAAACTAGTTAACTGTGCATGGATAAAAACGCTTATTCTACAACTACATGCTCTAAAAAATTCTTGTTAGCAGTAATTATGGGTCAGGTACTGTTCTTAGTGCTGGAGATACAATCATGAGCCAAAACAGATACAAGACCATAGATCTCATAGAGTTTAGTCTACTGAGGGGTTGACACACATTAATCAAATAATAAGACCATACCAAATgctctaaaagaaaataaacagagtgATATACAgtcacataaaaaaaaagttgtcCTAGATTGGATGAACAATAAAACATTCCCACAGGTAGCAACCCTTTGAGATTTTAAGGATGAATTCAAAAGGTAATGGGAGGAATGGGGGAGGGGtcactccaggcagaaggaaaagcgTACACAAAGGCCTTGTGGTGAGAGGCACATTCAAGAAATTTAAAGAAGGCCTAAGTGGCTACAGTAAGAGGCAGGGAGAAAGGTGATTTACGGTAGGCTGTAGTAGTAGGCAGGGGCCACAACATGGGAGGCCACGATTTTGGTCTCGATCCGAAGAACAACAGGAAGTCCTTGAAAGGTTCAAAGGATGACATGATCAGAtacgtatttttaaaagattgctcTGTGTATATCGTGGATAACAGATTAGGAGGAAGCCAGAAGAGATATAGGCCAGATATTAGGCCAGACAAAAAATGATGAACATAGAGTACTGAGAGCTGTGCTAAAAGGAAATGGATGGATTTAAAGTATATTTAGAAAGTCAAATTGACAGGACTCATGATGAATTAAATAGAGGGGTAAAGGAAAAGAGTTAAGGATGACTCAGGTTTCTGGCTTGTGCCAGTAGATGGATAGTGATGCCATTCATGAAGACACAACAAAAAAAGGATAAGACCAGGTCTTTTCAGAATAAAAAGCTGGAGAAATAAATTTGGGAGTAGTCATATTCACACAAGAGTGAacagagagtgagaagagaagggggctTAGAAGGAATTCTGAGGATCTTAAGAGGAGGACCTTgctaacaaaacaaaactgaaaaaacagCCACATAAGCTGAAGGATAACTGTCTCAGAAGCTATCACACGATAAACCTAGAGAAGAGAGTTTTGAGGAGCAACAATGCAATATAGTACATTATTATCTTTAACGTGCTAAAATAACCACCAATCTAAATGTCTAtatccagaaaaaaaatcttttaagaaaTAGCATAAAccaaagacattttcagaaaagTAAAATCTGATTAAATCTAAATTGCACTTACACTTAGTGATTCATCAAAGACTCTCATGAGTTTTCCAGTTAAAAACCTGAAAATTCTAACTTTTCTATCAGAACCAATAGTAGCTATTTTCTTTCCATCAGGTGAAAAACATATGCTGGTTGGATAAGCCTTGCACTTGGCAAATTCATATAAATCTGTGTCAGTTTTATACTCCCAGTTCACATTTTTGGGGAATTTATATTCATGAGGAGGCCCAGTCCAGTATTCAATCATTCCAGATTTGTCAGAAGACACTACTGCTTTGTAAACTGGGTTTAGTCGTATCTGAGTAAGAGGTGATGTAtggagtttgtcaaaaatatgaaGTGGCTGGTTATCTCCTCGACCATCATAAATGAAAATTTTTCCTGTACTCTTCTCAGAAGCAGCAACTGAAGATATGGCGTCCCCTGGGCAATAGATCCACTCACACTGTCCGGGAAAATAGCTAAAATAGTaaagaattgagagaaaaaaggTCAAGACAACAAGTAagcatccatcaccaccctcaccACCAAAAAATGTCCTGGCCAGTGATTTAGCTAGTTCTGGATTCCCTGCTCAAAAGTAGCAGATACAGATACAGAATGGGGAGGAACAACTAAGAATGGTtactaatttttctctttctgaccTTATCAATGCAATGATAATAACTTCTGAGGATCTATCAAATCACAAGAAGAGAACTGCATATAGCAGACCATTTACTTCTCTTGGGTAGTTAAGGAAAGCTAATCAGACCTGGGCCTTAAAATATTCTGGGGTATTGCTTTTTGGATCTCTGTCTATGCCTcagtctctttatttttttatttttttgttttttgtgaggaagatcagccctgagctaacatccacgccaatcctcctctttttgctgaggaagactggccctgggctaacatctgtgcctatcttcctccactttatatgggacgccgccacagcatagcctgacaagaggtgcattggtgcgcgccaggggatccgaacctgggccaccagcagcagagcgtgcgcacttaaccgttacaccatggggccggccccctatgtcTCAGTCTCTTTATAACTTACTTTTAAATAGGTTAGCATGTTACAGTATACTTTGTAAGTCATTCTTGAAATATTTAAGATCAAAATATTTTAGTTATGACTATGGTCAAAAGAAAAACATGctcaaaagaaaaacattcttaTATCACATTCTCATTATTAGTAACTTGATCTTAAAATTATAAGCTTTGAACATGCCACCTGATGAACAAAGTGTAAAAGAACTGGGACAGATTTAATTAATACACGAAATTTATACACTCAAATGAGTGTTGTCTCCTTCAAAGTAGTCAGTCTGAGAAATTGCATAGTTATTCTAATGATGGTGCTGATGCTCAAAACCTTTTGGGGACTCTTCTTTTAGAATTCTGCCAAAGCCAAAAAAAATACTCTTTCAATATCCTCAAAGGTGGTAAATGTTCAACATTTACAAacagatttgatttttaaaaatagctaaagTTGGGGGAAACAAAGCTGGGGAATAAGAAAGATGATCAATAGGTATTTCTATTTGGAGTCAAAAAGTAAGTTCTAAATAATGAGATTGACTTCCTTCAGTGACTCATAAATTGATTTTGAAGGAAATTCCAAAAGAAGTCCtgctatgaactgaattgtgtccttccCCCACGGGCGACCCCccaactcatatgttgaagccctaacccccaatgcgaTTATATCTGGACGTAGGGCCttcaggaggtaattaaggttaaatgagttcaTAAGGGTGAGGCCCTAATCCTATAGGCCTGTGGCCTtctaagaggaagagagagagatcattttCCTCTCCATTCCCTGTCCCAAATGAGGAGGACACAGAGCGAAACCTGTGGAAGACAGTCCTCACCACAAACCAAACCCTactggaaccttgatcttggacttctagcctccagaactgtgagaaaataaatttctgttgtttaagccacccagtctatggtctTTTGTTATGGCAATCTGAGCAGACTAAGCCAAGTCCCAAAACTGTTTCTGACAATACTACGAATTTCAAGCTGATATTCACTACATAAATTCAGTATATTATGTTAAAAAAGACAtgcttaaaacaaaatattagtcTCATTACTGTACAGTCTAACCACATAGTTTGGATATCAATACACTTCACACTTTAAATCAACAACACATAACATCAATTTCAAAAGTGTGCATACACCTTATAAGAACACAATACCATATTACTGAAATAAGCACAGCAAGGAAGTTAATTCTAAGTAGCAGTAAATTAGACATGATAGATCTGCATTAATTTATTAAGTAGCGTTAAATGGATACAATGAATCCTTGTTATGATGCAGTTTGGAAATTTCTGCTGTGATTAATGACAAAAACCACAGCAGAAGCCTCCAAACAGCATCATAACAAGGATTCATCATATCTAATTTTCCCAAGCAAAATCCAAAAGCACATTTTTTAATGGAATGGTAATATATTCTGTTTAGAAATACCTATGAAATGGTGAAgtttagtttaaaaattatttcactaagttaaaaaatatatactttaaaaaaagactCACCCAAGCTTCAGCATATTGATCATGTCAAAGTTCACTACATCAAACACCTTCATTGCTTTATCATCACCCACAGAACAGAACAATGCTCCCTCAGAGCTAACTGCAATACTCTCAATAACTCctatttaaataaatcaaattaaaacatTCTAGTAAATACCAATGAAATAAATGTGCaccattcaaagaaaaaaaacattttaaaataaccttTAACAGTTTAAAAGAGagccacaacaaaaaaaaacttgaaattcTTACCTAGGTGACTACGAAAATGTTTAACAAATTCAattccctcttcaatttttttccagaacTTAACATGTCCATCATGACTGGCAGTAATAATAAAGTCTGTCCTGcacatataaaattgtaaaagTTAATTTCTAAAACAGATCTGTGAATCACTCAGTACCCTCAAAGCAATCAATCACTGAGAATCTTTGACTCTTtcataacagttttttttttaatcttcctttaTGCAGATCACTATATTAGGGTAGACAGAACACCGCAAAATTTGAAGCtcttttttggatataacactTGCTGCTGCACtaattttaatcccaagagctaGGATCAGAATTGAGCTAGGacttgacattaaaaaaaaaaaaaaaaactcaccagGAATCACTAGACCTTAAAGTCCTTTAATGTTAAAATTACTTTATAGGCAGTCTTTTCATGGGGAAAATGTACTACTTTTCAGAAGCTGATAAATAATTAAATCCCAACACACTACCTTCATATACAGCAAAATTCAACGCAAGTTTGTTTTGTATCCTATCCAAGATATTTTGGTTGTTTAAATATCATAAAGATTTTGTACTGAATAGTCTCCCCTGTAaggtatataaaataaaaaccatttattgaaatcTAGTACATGTCAGGTACTTTACACACATTACCTTAGTTAATCTTTACAGCAACTCTATTAGGGTGGGTATTTTTTATCATGATTTTACAAATCAGGAAacagttttaaaatgttaaatgtattTGTCCCAGGTCCATAGCTGGAGAGCAGCATTTGATATCAGATCTGCCTAACTTCAAAACCTATAATCTATTACACGCTGCTGccttgggttaaaaaaaaaaaactggagagAGTGATAGCAATGCTAGTCCTATATGCTGCTTTATATCCTGACAACTTTGGACCAAATAAAGTCAGAATTGTCTGACTTTTGGTCAGAATTATCCtataaaggaaatacaaagatattttatttaattaaattttgtatCTTAAACTGTCTCCAAGAGATCAAAAATAGACTGACCCAAAGAGCTAAGTAATTCATCTACTTCTTCCATACCCACTGCCAATATGAATCTAAGCCACCATCGTATCTCTTCTAGATTTCTATCCTAGCCTCCTAATTGCTCCCTCTGCATCCAATCTTTCCCTGTTTGAATCCATTCATTTCACCAAAGCCAGagtagtctttaaaaaaaaataaatctgttacTCCCCTGATTACAGGTTCAAAATCCatataagaaatagaaaaccctCTGGGATTTAGCCCTTGTCTTTTTTCTCTAGCTCTCATCTGCCTTTTAACCTCTTTAAACCTGttcccttatctataaaatgcagaTTATATACTACCTCTTAAGATCTTTCTTaagataaatgagataatttataaaAGATCTTAGCACAGTACCAGGACAGAATCTGAGCTCAACAAACATTAGaatattactactattattatccttCTCCAAATCCCCATTCATCTATTCTGAAGGTCCTGTGACATTTCTAGGATGTCTTAGTTCTCATCATTTTCCCCATTAGTACTGAAGAGGCCAGCTACCAATTACTCCCATCTCCACTAGTACACTCTTTTTCGGGGAAGCTCAGACACTACCTGGTTCATCCCTTTCTGGCATTTATCTCCAAAAGACATATACATAAACTAGGGAGTTCGGTCTTAGAGAATACATTCCTTGCATGATATAGGAAAGAACATGTAGGCCTTTATTTAACTTAAACTATTACAGAACCTATGAAATTAAATAGAAATCCATAATATCCTAAAGTTACTTCTACAAGTCCATCTCAAAATTGAAGCattttcttgggaaaaaaaaaacttctcagaaaaaaataaaaaaaagcgaGAGACTTACTTGGTGCACACCACATGGGTGATAACATCTCTATGCATGTAACTACGCTCATACATGGATGCACTGGGGAGATTATCAAGATAAACTCTTTCAAACTctagaactggaaaaaaaaatgaaaaatatttatttttaacaactgGAACTAAatactattttgtattttcttctagattttctttcttttagattttctttctttctttctctcaattcacatgtaatgaaaaaaaatccagtgTGTTATGTTAAttctaacttttattatttcacagtacTGAATATCACCATTATTTAGTCATGTATGATGGGTTCTCAAATGTTACACAGATGCTTAACTGTCCCCAGAACTTAAGAACTGAGTGGTTCTGGCTTAATATGTAGgttccattaaaaaacaaaaccaaaaaccttaACAAGTTTCATGAAACTATCAGAACTGTCTTTCTAACCATGTAGATGCAATTATTAGTGCTAATTTAAATaagtacagatcttcctcgaTCTATGATGGGGTTATGTCCCAAAAAACCCACTGTgagttgaaaatattgtaagttgaaaatgcatttaatacacctaacctaccgaacatcatggcttagcctagcctaccttaaacatgctcagcacacttacattagcccacagttgggcaaaatcatctaacacaaagcatattttataataaagtgttgaatatctcatgtaatttattgaatactgtactgaaaatgaaaaacagaatggtgtATGGATACAGAATGGTTTTAAGTATATTGGTTGTTTAGTCTCACGATCGTGTGGTTGACTGGGAGCTGTAGctcactgctgctgcccagcatcatgagaatcatacagtatattgCTAGCCAGGGAAAAGATcaaattcaaaattcgaagtacGGTTTCTAGTGAACACGTATTGCTTTCGCACCATGgtaaagtcaaaaaatcataAGTCGAACTATTGTTAAGTCGGGGACCATCTGTAATAAGAGGCAAGCGGCCACCTATAAGATATCTCAGTTTAGCTTTAAGGCACTGATCCTCTTTGAAGTCACTGATACTGGGTTTGAAACAggtaaatgttaataaaatgccTAGATCTTTAGAGCTGAGAGAATCCTACAGAATATTCAGttgagtgcttctcaaactttttccAGCAGCAAAACATCTGTAAGAGTGGTAATCTAAGGAAATACTGATTTCATTATATGAGCTATGAACACTTTTACTAGTAAAAAATGATATACATGCACCTAATAATCCAATGATGGCCAAATGTGTATAAACAGTTGCTAAATTAAACATGGAGAGATGTTTGTTTTTCGTAACTATTGTATAGCAGACTCAAAGTTGTATCTGATGAActacttttcctttcatttttatatGGACATATTAATGTTCAGAGATAAGATGACCAttctcacctcctcctgcagttAGGAGTTATCTCATTTGCCAATGGGATAAAAGTGGAAGCCTTGCGTGACCGTCAAGAAGTCTCCTTGAAAAGTTGTGCCCTTTTTCCCTTCCTTAGTTCTACAGCTTGGAACTGGGATGAGCACTGTAATTCTAATAACCACTCAGGACAAAAATGAGGGCTATACCCTAGTAATGTTTGGGGAGAAAGCTGGAAAAAGCCTAGGTCCCTTTGGAACCTCCATACCAACCCCAGACTGTCTACTTTGGGATTTCTTTTACACATGAGAGAAGTATATCTCTATCTTTTTAATGTTATTGTCACTTCAGGTTTTTCTGTAATATGCAGCTAAATTTAAACCCATCTGATATATATTCCTTTTGCTGTTAGTTCACTTGTTGAACAGATATTTACTAAAAACAAAATAGGTTCGAAGGCACAAGGACATAAAGACAAGTAACACGTAGTTCCTGTCCTTGAGAAACCATCAGTTCAATTAAAGGTAGTGCCATAATCATTTATAAtgtttttctgaaaatgtatACAGAAGTCCAATGTCCAAAGAACATGTTAAAGGGGATAGTTTCGTTTCTATAAagctatatatattattaaaccCCTGTCCTTTTAGATAAAATATTCAATGATATTTTTCTAACATTTCATACaagttttttaatttcaatttttcttcAAACTGAATACACTATTGACTGGCTTAAATACAATAAGCATCTAATTAAGGGTAAAGATTTTCATACCTAACAATTTCCATCTCTGTCTCAATTGTATTAAGTTTATAAGATCTTTATCTCCTAACACTAGTATCAGCACTGTGATATTTTTGGATTTTCCCATTCCCCTCATTCATTTCTATCAAAAAGGACAAGCAAAAATATTCTAATGCAATAAAATAGAGCATAAATATtgtaatattcattcattcaataagtacttattgagcatctgctatatgCAAAGCACTGTACCAAGCACTGGAGCCAAACAGGCATGGTCCTTGCTCTTATATGCTTAGTCTAAGCAGTGGAGAGAAACATTAACCAGACAATCACATGAATAAATATACAATTACAAAATTGTAGCAAGTGAAATAAGGAAAAAGTCGCTATGGAAGCATTTAACAGGAAGACCTGGCAGTAAAAAAGGTAACACACTTTAAGGGTGTCAATGTGAAATGTTCAAAGAAGTAGCTTCTTCAAAATTTGGATACATAAAACGTGAAGATTATCTGTAAATTCTGTGCGATAAATGTGACCTCAGAGTTCTGATCAAAGTGCTTTAAAACCAAGCCCAGACTGGAGAAGTCacaggcttcccagaggaagtgataGCTGAGCTGAGTGGTAAAGGCTGAACAAAAGTTACCCAAGTGAAAGGAGTGAGGGTAATTATTCCAGGTAGAAGCACCATGATACCCCCGGCAGGCATCCAGAGGAGAAAAAGAGCATGACCCATTCTCAAGTGCTTTAGTACGGCTGGAGCACAGTCAAGAGGAAGACAGGGGTTAGGAAAGTGAAGTAACGGAAATGTGCTGGGGAGGTAAGGAGAGACCATAACATGAAGGTCCGTGTATGCCATGTTAGAGAGTTTGGACTTGTTTTGAAAATAATGAGAAACCACTGAAGAGTCAAGTAGGGAGAGTGATAAATTAAGATTTGAGCTTTCAGAAAGATCACATTTTAATGGTCTTACACGTTTTCTAAATACGTaccgcctccctcctcccccg
The Diceros bicornis minor isolate mBicDic1 chromosome 20, mDicBic1.mat.cur, whole genome shotgun sequence genome window above contains:
- the PPWD1 gene encoding peptidylprolyl isomerase domain and WD repeat-containing protein 1 isoform X3; translated protein: MKVFDVVNFDMINMLKLGYFPGQCEWIYCPGDAISSVAASEKSTGKIFIYDGRGDNQPLHIFDKLHTSPLTQIRLNPVYKAVVSSDKSGMIEYWTGPPHEYKFPKNVNWEYKTDTDLYEFAKCKAYPTSICFSPDGKKIATIGSDRKVRIFRFLTGKLMRVFDESLSMFTELQQMRQQLPDMEFGRRMAVERELEKVDAVRLINIVFDETGHFVLYGTMLGIKVINVETNRCVRILGKQENIRVMQLALFQGIAKKHRAATTIEMKASENPVLQNMQADPTIVCTSFKKNRFYMFTKREPEDTKSADSDRDVFNEKPSKEEVMAATQAEGPKRVSDSAIIHTSMGDIHIKLFPVECPKTVENFCVHSRNGYYNGHTFHRIIKGFMIQTGDPTGTGMGGESIWGGEFEDEFHSTLRHDRPYTLSMANAGSNTNGSQFFITVVPTPWLDNKHTVFGRVTKGMEVVQRISNVKVNPKTDKPYEDVSIINITVK
- the PPWD1 gene encoding peptidylprolyl isomerase domain and WD repeat-containing protein 1 isoform X1, which codes for MAAEGGSDSQQRRRRRRDTEEPEKTERSETELALSVAVAQENEEENEERWVGPLPVEATLAKKRKVLEFERVYLDNLPSASMYERSYMHRDVITHVVCTKTDFIITASHDGHVKFWKKIEEGIEFVKHFRSHLGVIESIAVSSEGALFCSVGDDKAMKVFDVVNFDMINMLKLGYFPGQCEWIYCPGDAISSVAASEKSTGKIFIYDGRGDNQPLHIFDKLHTSPLTQIRLNPVYKAVVSSDKSGMIEYWTGPPHEYKFPKNVNWEYKTDTDLYEFAKCKAYPTSICFSPDGKKIATIGSDRKVRIFRFLTGKLMRVFDESLSMFTELQQMRQQLPDMEFGRRMAVERELEKVDAVRLINIVFDETGHFVLYGTMLGIKVINVETNRCVRILGKQENIRVMQLALFQGIAKKHRAATTIEMKASENPVLQNMQADPTIVCTSFKKNRFYMFTKREPEDTKSADSDRDVFNEKPSKEEVMAATQAEGPKRVSDSAIIHTSMGDIHIKLFPVECPKTVENFCVHSRNGYYNGHTFHRIIKGFMIQTGDPTGTGMGGESIWGGEFEDEFHSTLRHDRPYTLSMANAGSNTNGSQFFITVVPTPWLDNKHTVFGRVTKGMEVVQRISNVKVNPKTDKPYEDVSIINITVK
- the PPWD1 gene encoding peptidylprolyl isomerase domain and WD repeat-containing protein 1 isoform X2, which translates into the protein MYERSYMHRDVITHVVCTKTDFIITASHDGHVKFWKKIEEGIEFVKHFRSHLGVIESIAVSSEGALFCSVGDDKAMKVFDVVNFDMINMLKLGYFPGQCEWIYCPGDAISSVAASEKSTGKIFIYDGRGDNQPLHIFDKLHTSPLTQIRLNPVYKAVVSSDKSGMIEYWTGPPHEYKFPKNVNWEYKTDTDLYEFAKCKAYPTSICFSPDGKKIATIGSDRKVRIFRFLTGKLMRVFDESLSMFTELQQMRQQLPDMEFGRRMAVERELEKVDAVRLINIVFDETGHFVLYGTMLGIKVINVETNRCVRILGKQENIRVMQLALFQGIAKKHRAATTIEMKASENPVLQNMQADPTIVCTSFKKNRFYMFTKREPEDTKSADSDRDVFNEKPSKEEVMAATQAEGPKRVSDSAIIHTSMGDIHIKLFPVECPKTVENFCVHSRNGYYNGHTFHRIIKGFMIQTGDPTGTGMGGESIWGGEFEDEFHSTLRHDRPYTLSMANAGSNTNGSQFFITVVPTPWLDNKHTVFGRVTKGMEVVQRISNVKVNPKTDKPYEDVSIINITVK